AACGGCACCACCCATGGCATCGAGGAGAGTGATGCGGGGATCCAGGTGCCCCTGACGGCTGACATCCACGCCGCGCTCACAAAATACAAGGTCTCGGGCGCCCAGCACGGGACGTCGGGCAACAGCTCCGAGCGTCTGAGGCGGATCGCCCAGGAGACGAGGACGACAAAGGCCAATGTCGCGACGGCCTTGCAGATGCTTACCTGGGGGGTCAAGGTCAATCCGTACGGCAACGCCCAGTTGGACGAAGCGGGACGCTTCATCAAGGAGCCGGACCGCGGGATGCTCGACTCGCAATGGGCGGAGATGGTGGCCTATGCCGAATCCAAGGGGCTGAAAGCGGGGGACTATAAGAAGCTGAACCTGCCGTTTGAAAACAAGCTCCTGAGCCAGCCGGCCGAGATCCGTGAGCGCATGGCAAGAGGGGTGGAGGATTTCGTTTACGATCTCCTGACCAACGTTTTCAATGCGGAGGACACGGCGCCGCTTGGCATCGAAGCCATTCTGGATGCCGGCTCCTATGACCTGGGCCCCAAAGGGCGGCGGATCGAAGACCCGGCGGAGTGGACCGAGGCGAAGATCCGGGAGGGGGCCAAGCGCCTTTCCGGAGACAAGGGGCCGTCCGGGCATTTTGACGATTGAAAGACAGACTGAACGTAACAGGAGGAGGCGGCTCCGCATGGAGGCAGACCTGAGCCGGGTTCCTGCACCGCACACATGGTTGAAGGATCTGGGCGAAAACGAGCGGATCACCGGGCTGTACCTGGTGAGGGAAAAATCGCTTGGCACCACGCGCAAGGGCGAACCGTTTCTGAGCCTCATCCTGGCGGACAGGACCGGCGAGATCGAGGCCAAGGTCTGGGACCAGGCCGAGCCGTTGTCGGCCCTGTTTCAAAAGGGGGATGTCATCGAGGTGGAGGGGGATGCGTCCTCGTACCGGACGCGCCTCCAGCTCAGGATAAGCCGCCTGAACGTGCCGCAGGAACCTTTCGACCGGTCGCTTTTCGTCGAATCCGCGCCCTATCCGCGGCCCGAAATGATGACGGGTTTAAGGGATGTTCTGAGATCGGTCAGGGACCGGCACCTGTCGAGTCTCATCGACCGGGTCTTTGCCGACAAGCCGTTGATCGATGCATTCAAGGAAGCGCCCGCCGCCAAGAACATGCACCACAACTATCTCGGCGGCCTCCTGGAGCACACCCTTTCTGTCTGCCGTTTGGCGCGCGCGGTGGCGGAGCATTACCCTTATCTGAACAGGGATTTGCTGCTGACCGGTGCATTCCTGCATGACATCGGCAAGGTCCGGGAACTCAGCTACGACCTGCTGATCGATTACACCGACGAGGGGCGGCTGCTCGGGCATGTGGTTCTGGGGATGGCCATCCTGGACAAAAAGATCGGCGAGCTGAAGCACTTCCCGCAGGATCTGGCGCTGCGGCTCAGGCATTTGATTCTGAGCCACCACGGGCAGTTCGAATTCGGCTCTCCCAAACGCCCGAAATTTCTCGAAGGGTTCGCCCTGCACCTTGTCGATGATCTGGATGCCAAGATGAACGGCCTGCACCGCTTTATGGAGCGGGATCGGCAGGAGGGGGCCTGGACCGAGTTCAATCGGATGTTCGAGCGTTACTTCCTCAAGGGCGAGGCCGGCCTGGCCGGCAAGCTCGATGAAACAGGCAAAGAGGAAGAAGCCGATCTGCAGGGAAACTTATTCGCCCATTGAGGGTGCAGCGGATGGGGCCGCCGGTGCATGGATCATGGGGACGAAGCGGACGTCCATCGTCTCTATGATGCTGAGCCGCCCCTGATGTTTGATCCCTTTCACCAGCTTCTGCACGCCGCCGGCCGCGCCCACCGGGATGATGATCCGCCCCCCCTCGGCCAACTGCTCTTGAAGGGCCTCGGGGATCATTTCCGGGGCGCAGCTCACGACCATGGCATCGAAGGGCGCCTCCTCAGGCCAGCCGAGGTAACCGTCTCCGGTTTTGACATGCACCCGGTCATACCCCAGCTCGGCGAGAAGCGAGCGGGCCTGTTCGGCGAGGGGCTCCAGGATTTCGATGGTGTAGACGCTGCCGGCGATCTCTGCGAGGACGGCGGCGGCATAACCGGACCCGGTGCCGATCTCCAGCACCTTGTCGTCCGGTTTCAGTTCGAGCGCAGCCGCCATAAAAGCGACGATGAAAGGTTGAGAAATCGTCTGCCCCAGGCCTATCGGCAGGGGCCGGTCGGCGTATGCTGCGCTGCGCCGGGATTCAGGTACGAAGAGGTGGCGCGGGACCTTCCTCATCGCCTCGATGACGCGGGGTTCGGTGATGCCGCGGCGGATGATCTGTGTTTCGACCATCTCGTTGCGCAGGCGCTCGGTCTCGACCGGGGCTTCCGCCGCCGCCGCCGTCACAGGAAAGACGGCGAGCAAAAGCATGGACCAGAAGAGGCGGGCTGGGCGGGTTCTTTGCATGATGACCTCCTGTGCCGACGGAACCGTGAAGTGATGTTGGACCACCTGTCCTCTATCATCCATAATTTCCACTGATCCCGAAAGCCCTTTTGGAGGGAAATTCCACCCGTTCCCGAAGCGACGGGTCTTCCCCCGGGTTTTCACTCGATTCCTGCCTTCTCGGAGAACGGTGCCGGAGCCCGTCGATCGCGGTGACCGGATCGAAGGATCTCGTCAAAGGATGTGTTTCAGCACGGGTCACGAGGCTGCCCTGTCACTGCCGGCGCAACGGGGTGGTTGCGGCAGGGCGACCCTGAGATGCTCGTTCGGCTGAACGTGCAGATCGATGCCGCGATCAGGCCGCAGGGTTTTCTGTCTCCAGATTCTGGCGCTACTTTCAGCGGTACGACTGGATGATGGAGCGCCTGTGGGATGCCGCCATGGTCTATCGGGAGGAGACGTCCTTCTTGAAGAGCCTGGCGCTCCAGAACCCGCCGCGCGCCATGGTCATCTGTCCGGACGACATGCCGCCGGCCCGTTTTCTGACGCGGGACCGGCGTAAGATCATCCTCACCGTGGATATGGGATACGCCAAGGTGCAGGCGTTGCTGCGTCCGATCAGACGGTTCCTGAAAGGAAGCAGCGAGTAGAACGTACCCGCCGCTCAGTGGTCCTGAGGCTGTTTCTCATTCCGGGGGCCCCTGGAGGTTGCATTCCGCTGATTTCCCTCAGCCGGTGAAAAGCGGGTTTTTAAACCCGCTGCTAGGGGAAGAGCTCGAGCGGCAGATGGTCCGCAACGAGCATCCCTTCGAGGGTCGGCCGGACCCGGGCGCCGCGCACTTCGATCAGCCCTTCGTCCTCGAGGCGCAGGAGACGGTCCGCCGGTATCCGGCGGGACATGTCCGGATCGAGGCGGAAGCCCTCGCGCATCCGCAGCCCGAGGGCCGCCTTCTCGAGCGCAATCTGTTCCTCCGTCAACGTTTCCCCTCCCTCCGCAGGGCTCCTCCCGCCTTCGATTGCCGTACAGTAGCGTCTGATCGATGGGGGGTTCCACCACCGCTTGTTGCCGAGAGAGGAGTGGGCCGCCGGGCCAAGTCCGAGATACGGCGTGCGGCGCCAGTATTTCCGGTTGTGGCGGGCCTCGAACACCGGCCCCCGGGCGAAATTGGAGACCTCGTAATGGTGGTAGCCGTGTGATTGGAGAAAGGCGGTCGTTTCGAGGAAGAGACGGCGCGCCCCGGATTCAGGAATCCGGGAGATCGTGCCCTTTCGGGTGCGTGCCTCGAACTCGGTGCGGGGCTCTATGGTGAGGGTGTAACAGGAAAGGTGCTCGGGTTCGTATTCGAGGACGCTGCGCAGCGTCCTTTCCCATCTCCGGTCGAGTTCCGGGACCCCCAGGGCGTACATGAGGTCGACGCCGACCACGGGGAACCCGGCCTCGCGCGCATGGTCCAGGGCCGCGCGGGCCTCGGAGGCGTTGTGCGTTCTTCCGAGGAAGCGGAGCACGTCGTCATCGAGCGACTGAACCCCCAGGATGAGGCGGTTGAAGCCGAGGGCGCGCAGACCGCGCGCCTTTTCGGGCGTCAGGTCCTGCGGGTTGGCTTCCAGCGTGATCTCGGCGTCTCCGGTGATGGTGAAACGCCGGCGGAGCTCGGCTGAAAGGGCCCCGATCTCCTCTATCCCGAGGATCGACGGGGTCCCGCCGCCCATGTAGAGACTGTCGAAGGCATCGAATGCTCCGCGGAAGAAGCCGGCCTCCCGGGGCAGGGCCGCCATCCATCGCGCCAGAGGGGAAAGATGCGCCACCGAAAAGAACCCGCAATAGGGGCACTTTTCGCGGCAGAAGGGGACGTGGACGTAAAGCCCGGGTTTTTCCAAGCCGACGCCCCTATTTGCTCTCCGAGCGGAAAACGGCCACGAAGGCGCTCTGGGGGATGGACACGGATCCGATGGTCTTCATCCGCTTTTTGCCCTTCTTCTGCTTTTCGAGGAGTTTCCGTTTGCGGGTGATGTCGCCGCCGTAGCATTTGGCGGTTACGTCCTTGCGGAACGGAGAGATGGTCGACCGGGCGATGATGGTGCCTCCGATGGCCCCCTGGATCGGGATTTTAAAAAGGTGGCGCGGGATCTCTTCCTTCAGACGTTCACAGGCCTGCAGCGCCCGGGTCCTGGCCCGGTCCCGGTGAACGATCTGGGAAAGCGCATCCACCTTTTCGCCGTTGACGAGAATATCGACCTTGACGAGGTCGTTGGCCCGATAATCCAGGAATTCGTAATCGAAGGAGCCATATCCCTGCGTGACGGTTTTCAGCCGGTCGTAGAAGTCGTAAAGGACCTCGGCCAGGGGCATGTCGAACTGGATTTCGATCCGCCCCTGACTCGGGTAATTGAACTTGCTGTTGACCCCGCGCCGCTCCAGGCACAAATCCATGACGGCCCCCATGTAGCGTTCGGGGATCAGGATGCTCGTGCGGATGTAAGGTTCGAGGGCCTCCTCGATGGTGGCCGGTTCCGGGTAATAGAGCGGATTGTCCACCTCGATGGTCTCTCCGTTCGTGAGGACGAATCGATAACGGACGCTCGGCACGGTCATGATGACGGATTGGCCGAATTCGCGCTCGAGCCGTTCCTGAAAGATCTCGAGGTGCAGGAGCCCAAGGAATCCGCAGCGGAACCCGAGGCCCAGGGCGGCGGAGGAATCCTTCTGATACACGAGGGCGGCGTCGTTGAGCTGGTATTTTTCGAGCGCTGCGGTCAGGTCTTCGTAATCCTCGGAACTCATGGGATAGACCGATGAAAAGACGACCGGTTTGACCACCTTGAACCCTGGCAGCGGCCTGGGGGCGGGCGCCGTGTCGAGCGTGATGGTGTCCCCCACCCGGGTGTCCTGGACCGTCTTGATCCCGGCGAAGATATATCCTACATCCCCCGCAGAGAGCTTCTTCTGGGGGACACGGGTCAGTTGAAAAAGGCCGACTTCTTCCACCTTGTAGGTGTTGCCGTTGGACATGAGCCGGATGACGTCGCCCGCCTTCAGCTCGCCATCGAAGATGCGGCAGCTGACGATCGTCCCCCGGAAAGGATCGTAGTTGGCATCGAAAACGAGCGCGGTCAGGGGCTTCGAAGGGTCGCCCTTCGGGGGGGGGACCAGCCGGGTGATGGCTTCCATGACCTCCTGGATGCCGACCCCTTCCTTGGCGGAGCAGAGAAGGGCCATATCCGAATCGAGGCCGAGGTCCATTTCGATCTGTTCCTTGACGCGTTCTATGTCGGCCGAGGGAAGGTCTATCTTGTTGATGACGGGAATGATCACCAGATCATGCTCCATCGCGGCATAGAGATTGGCCAGGGTCTGTGCCTCGACACCCTGGGAAGCGTCGACAAGGAGCAGCACCCCCTCGCATGAGACCAGCGCGCGCGAGACCTCATACGAAAAATCCACGTGTCCGGGGGTGTCGATCAGGTTGAGGTGGAAGGACCCTCCCTTCGCGTCGACATAGGGCAGGGTGACTGCCTGGCTCTTGATGGTGATTCCCCTCTCCCTTTCGATATCCATGTTGTCGAGGATTTGATCTCTGAATTTGCGATCCTCGACCAGGCCCGTCATTTGAATCATCCGGTCCGCAAGCGTCGATTTTCCGTGGTCGATGTGCGCAATGATGCTGAAGTTGCGTGTCTGGTGCATTCTGCTTTGCCCTTTTGCCCGATGATGGACAGCTTGGACGCCGAAGAGGCCGGGGAGCCTGCCGGGCGCTTACCGGTCGCTCCGCTGAAGATGGCCTGCTTTCCGTGTTCGGCTCCGAGCTGCGGAATGGTTTATGAAACAGCCTGCCGGATGCGCCGGTGAATCGCGCAGGGGTTTTCTGGACGCATTTTCGTCTGATCAGGCCGCAGCGAGGGAAGAACAGGGACGCTCTACCCGTATCTGAGCCGCTGTTTTATTTCGATAGGTGCCCCTCAGCCAGGGATGGTAGTAAAAAGACTCGAAATCGACCAGAGTGAACCTGAGATCCACCGGGCTCAAAATCGTTGTAAATATAAACAAAATATACATTGAATCAGCGGTGGATGCAAGAAGCGCTTGAGGTGGAAGGGCATCCTCACACGATCTGGAAGAAGTAGGAATATGCTTTGATTTTCTGAGCATTTCAGCTATCGTTAGCGTGCTTTTCGGTTGGCGGGTCATATCCTTTTGGGGAGGGCGAAACGGCTCTTGACGCAAGTTCGGCTGTCGGAGCGCGCTTGGGGCCAGATAACGCGACCAGACGATAATTCGAACGATTGGGTAGGGATAGCATGATTCTAGGATTGGACGTTGGCGGCACCCAGACCGATGCCGTCCTGATCGATGAATCCGGCGTTCTGCTGGAGACCAAAACGCCGACGAGCGACGATTTGCTGCAAACCCTCAGGGAGTCCCTCGACAAGACGCTCGATGGGGTGGAACCCGCCGGGATCGAACGGATGGTCTTTTCGACCACGATGGCCACCAACGCGATTATCCAGGATCTTCTCGAGCCTACGGGTATGATTGTCTCGGCCGGTCCGGGAATGAATCCGGAGTGGTTTTCCATCGGTCCTTCTTACCACGTTGTGCAAGGCGCCCTGGATCATCAGGGGTTCGAAACCCTGCCTTTGAGAAAGGAAGAGGTCGAATCCACGGCGGACGAGATCAGCCGTGAGGGCGTCCGCAACATCGGGATCGTCAGTAAGTTTTCCGTGCGCAATCCGGCGCACGAACTCCAGATGGCCCAGTGGGTCGGCGGCCGCTTTGCAGATGTCGCGCTGGGGCACTCGGTTTCGGGTGTGCTGAATTTCCCCCGCCGGATCACCACCACCTATCTCAATGCCGCCCTGACCGGGATGCACAGGCGTTTTGCCGGATGCCTCACAGAGATTCTGGAGGAAAAGGGGTTCAAAGCACCCCGTTATCTCCTGAAGCCGGATGGGGGCACCGTCGCCCTGGAGCAGAGCCTCGGTTTTCCTGCCAGGACGGCGCAATCCGGTCCGGCCGCCAGCGTCATGGGGGCCCTGGCCGTCGACGGATGCTGCGGCGTCTCTCTCGTATTGGACATCGGGGGGACGACGACGGACATGGCCGTAGTATTGAACGGCATTCCGCTTCTGGCCCCGGTGGGAATTCAGATCGGGTTGTTTCGTACGCTGATCCGGTCTCTCTACACCCGGTCCATAGGTGTAGGCGGCGACAGCGAGGTCCAGCTCCAGAAGAACGGGGCATTGAAGGTCGGCCCTGTCAGACAGGGGCCGCCGATGGCTTTGGGCGGGCCGGCGCCGACGCCGACCGATGCGATGGTCACCCTGGGGCTTTTGGACGTGGGGAGTCGCGAACGCGCCCGTGCGGCCATGGAGTCCCTCGGGGCACGATTGGGGGGGTTGGATCCCCTGACGGCGGCCGAGCAGGTGCTCGAGCGGATGGCCAAGACCATCGCGGAGGCCGCCCGGGCCTTCATCTTCGCGATCAACGAACGGCCCGTTTATACGATCTATGAAGTGCTGCAGGAGAGCCGGATCGAACCCGAATCGATCGTCATCATCGGCGGGCCGGCGGCACAATTGGCCGATTACGTGAGCGCCGCTCTGCAACTGCCTTACCGTCTGCCTCCTCACTCCGGCGTCGCGAACGCCATCGGGGCCGCGGTTGCACGAGTCACCTCCGAGATCAATCTGCACGCCGACACGCAGCGGGGTACGCTCGTCATTCCTGAGGCGCAGATCATGGAAAGCATCCCTTATCGTTTCAACGTCGATCAGGCCATCGACAGGGCCACGGACGTCCTGGCCGCGAGGGCGGAGCAGATCGGGGCCGCCGCCGGGGCGGCGCCCGTGACCATCGCTGAAAAACAGGTCTTCAACATGATCAGGGGTTTCTCCCGCACCGGCCAGATCATCCGGCTGAAGCTGTGCATCGTCCCGGGATTGATCCCCCAATGGAAGCGAGGCGGATGATATGCTGAAAGCTTCACGCAAGATCGGGCTGGTCTTTTTTCCGGCCTTTGACTGGGCCATCAGCCCGACGCATCCTGAAAGAGAAGAGCGCCTGCTCTATACCCAGGATCAGGTTATGGAGGAAGGGCTGCTGGATGTGGACGGCATCATCGAGTACCGGGTCAGGCCGGCCACGACGGCAGACATTCAGCGGGTGCATTTCTGCGTCCCCGACGAGGAGGCCGTGACCACCGAGAGCCACCTCATATCCGCCGGCGGGTGTCTGGTGGCGGCGGATGCCGTGCTCAGAGGAGAGGTGGAAAGCGCCTTCGCTCTGGTGAGGCCGCCCGGGCATCATGCCATGCGGGTTGTTCACGGCAACCGGGGGTTTTGCAATATCAACATCGAAGCGATCATGATCGAATATCTGCGGGACCGTTATGGAATCCGCAAGGTGGCCATCGTCGACACGGATTGCCACCACGGCGACGGCACCCAGGATATCTACTGGCACGACCCGGACACCTTGTTCATCTCGATCCATCAGGACGGGAGGACCCTTTATCCCGGTTCGGGTTTCCCCCACGAGGCCGGCGGGCCCAATGCACAGGGGGCCACCGTCAACATCCCGCTCCCCCCGAAGACCGGTGAGGAAGGTTTCCTTTATACGCTCGAGGAGCTGGTGATGCCGCTCCTGGAGCGGTTCGAGCCCGAGCTGGTGATCAATTCCGCCGGCCAGGACAATCATTTCAACGACCCCATCACCAACATGAATTTTTCGGCGCGGGGCTACGCCCAGCTGAATGCCCGTCTGAGGCCCGATCTGGCCGTGCTCGAAGGGGGATATGCCGTCGAGGATGCTCTGCCGTATGTGAATCTGGGGATCATCATGGCGATGGCGGGCCTGGACACCTCCTGCGTCAAAGAGCCGAATTACGATCGGGACTATCGGCCTCAGCCTCCGGATATCACCATGCACATCCATCGTGTGGTCGACGAGATCAAGACCCTTTTTCTCGAGGGCGGATTGAACAAGACCGCTTTCACCGAGGGGGAGATCGTCGAACGGAACCGCAACATTTTCTACGACACCGACATGATCTACGAAAAGCAGCGCGAGAGAATCCGCGCGTGCTCCCATTGCGCGGGGGCTTTGTCGATCGATTCGAGCGCCACCACCGGCCGCCACATCCTCGGCGTCCACATCCCGCGGGACGCCTGCGATCTGTGCCAGGCGACGGGGAGAAAGTGGTTCGAAGAGGCCGCTTCCGGCGGTTCGTTCAATCAAGTGTATCTGCAGGACCGTGTGCGGCGGGTTTATGAAAAAATCTGATTGGCTGCGGGAATCGGCCGATGGCCGGCGTTTTCGGCTGAGGCCGGGCACTCTTCCGGGCATCGATGGCGCATGACAGGGTCGATGCCCCACGAAGGTTCGCGGGGTTGCCCATCGGTCCGGCCTGTTGCGCAGGTCTGAGGGCTGACGCGGACGAAGCAGCCGGACAAGAGCGGTTTCTGCATGCAAAGCCATGTGAGAGGGATGTCTTCGCAGAGAGAAAGGGTCAGGTACCGGCTCGACCGGATCGGAGCCGGGCAGGGCGTCGGCTGGTTTGCTTGCGTGCCGGAGAACGAATGGACCCTGCCGGACGGGTTGGCCTATCTTCGCGATCACCCCTATGATTCTTTCATGCACAGGCATCTGCTCGGGGTTGTCGGCAGGATGGAAGAGGATGAGGCGCGCTCCCTCTTGAGCGGCAGCGATTCGCCCGGTGATCCCGTGCGCCTGGTCCTTGCCGCGGAGCGGCTGGTCGCGAAGGACCGGCTTGGAGAGCTGCCGCCCCTGCTCGGCGGAATCGACCGGGCGGTCTTGCGGGCGGCTTCGCCCCTGATCGATCTGGAGTGGTCGCAGCTGGGCTTCGCCCAGGGCCACCTTTACTGGCTGCGCTGTTTCGCCCGGAACATGATGCGGCATGAACCGCTGCCTGATCCGGATTGCGCGGAGCACGAGATTCCTTTCGATCTCCCTGCGCTGGCTCTCTGGAGGGGATCCGTGGTTCGTCTGGACGAACGGCAGGCCTGCTGCAGGGTCGACGAGGCGCCGAAGGGCGGGGGGGCTCTGAAGGAGACGTGCAGGGCCTTGACCCGTGCCCTGGAGGGCCTGGGGGTGCTCCAGGGGTGGGAGTCGAGGACCGAGGCCACTGTGAGCCCATACGCGGTGGAGCGGCCCTGGCGGACCACCATCGGGGTGGCGGCCGGGCGGAACCGGTTCGAACTGGAGGTGAACCAGATCAGTTACGGCCGGGGGTTCAACATCCATCAGGCCCGGATCTCCTGTTTGATGGAGATTGTAGAGCGCTTTTCCGCCTTTGCCGCTGTCGAGGATGGGAGATGCCCCGGGTACAGGTGCGAACATGCCCTGTTGAAGGGTACTTATGAGGAGCTCGAGGCTGGCGGCGTTCCCGTACTCGATCCTGCGGCGTTGACCCTGGAGGTCCCTTACGCAGGCGATCCCCTCTATTGGGTGGATGGCGAGAGGGTAATCGGCGGCCGGAGCGAGGCTGTCTATCTGCCGGCGCAGCTGGCTTTTCTATTCGCCAATCTGGACGAGCCGGACCTGACCAGCGGACTTTCATCCACGGGTTTCGGGGCCGGGCGGTCGCCCGCGGCGGCCAAGCTGAGTGCGCTGCTCGAAGTCATCGAGCGCGATGCCGAAAAGGTGGTGCCGTTCACGGAGGAGCGCTGCTTTCTGATGGACATGGAAGGCGCCGAAGGCGCCGAAATTCTCGACAGCCTGGCGCTGAAAGGCATCGTTATCCAGTTCCGGGATATGACTTCGGAGTTTGGCATTCCCTGCTACCAGGCCTTCATCGTGGGGCCGGGGGGCGTCATCCTGAAAGGGAGTGCCGCTCACCTCGACGGCCGTCGCGCCCTCCTCTCAGCCTTGACGGAAATCCCATACCCTTATCCTTACTGGTTCGGTGCCGTGCCGCCGCCTCCCACCCTGCCGGTCCGGCGGATGCGGGATATCCCCTGTTACGCCTCGGGAGACGCGGAAGCCGATTTGGGGAGGGTCGAAGGTCTGCTCGAAGCGAACAGGCTCGCTCCCATCTACGTGGATCTGACCCGTGAGGACCTCGGGATCCCGGTTTATCGGGCGCTGGTGCCGGGGCTCGAGATGATGACGGTGTATGATCGGTTCTCACCTCTTTGTCTGAGGCAGTTCGCACACTATCTTCATAGGGCCGACAGTTGACAACCTCCCGAGACCCGGAGTCCTCCTGCGTCGGGCCGGAAGCGCTTTTTTGACGGAGTCCGGCGCTTTCTGAAAGACAGGCATCTTCAGATCTGGAAGGCGTGTCCGCTCGGATGGACCGGTGTGTCGGGTTGAAAACGCCTCACAGGGTTTGCCGCCCTTTTGTTCTCATGAGGCGTTCTACCTCCAACGGGCTGTTGATGTTGAAAAATGAGGCCAGCTGCGGATCGAAACGCCGCAATTCATCTTCCTTCACATATCGGACGGAGACGTGTTCGAATAACCGTATGATCTGCAGCGTGTTTTGAAAAACCAATTGCTTGACAGGGGCAAGGCAGGCAGGCCCGTAGAGGGCATGAAGGGCTTCGAAACGATGTCCGATCATCGGGACGACGATGTCGAACCCCTCTGCGGCCGCAGCCATGTGACGGATCAATTCGGCATTGAGCGTGGGCATATCGCAGGCCACTATGAATCCGGGTTTCGGAAAGAGGGCACTGAGCGCCGTAAGTAGACCACCCATGGGACCTTTCCCTTTGTAGATGTCTTCGAACATGGGGCGGTCGAGGTAGCCGTAGAGGTTCGGTGTATTGGTGATCAGAATGACTTCTTCGAAAACGGTGTCCATGACGTTAAAAACACGCTCGATCAGGGGAATGCCTTCCAACTCCACAAACGCCTTGTTCGTTCCATAGCGAAGACTTTTCCCACCTGCCAGAATGACTCCGGCAACGTCGGCGATTTTCGGGGCGGTTGGTAACGGGGGTGTTTTTGCTTCAATGGTCATAATGAATTGCTTTTACAGGATCTCTGCGGCTGGTGCGCCTCAGTCCGAGCGGTTCGTCAGGGCTGCTCCGCGGAACCGGGCGGGTCCGAATGGGGGGCCTCCGGTTGACAGATGTAGAAAACCTGGTATTTTTGAAGGGTAACGCTTCATAACACCACAATGACAGGGAGACGATTTTGAGCAAAGATGAACTCATCAAGCTGGAGGGTCAGGTGACCAGAATCCTGGGCGGAGGGGCTATGGAAATCCAATGCGAAAACCAGTTGACCATCCGCGGTGTTCTTTCAGGGCGCATGAAGAAAAACCGCATCAGGGTCATGGCGGGCGATCGCGTCCAGATCAGCATCTCCCCTTATGACACGACCCACGGGCTGGTCACATATCGCTTCTAGTGGAGCACCGTTCTGAAAAGCCCGGCAAAGCCCCCTAAGACCGGTGGAAACTCAGTCACGTTCGCATATTTCAATCAACACCCCATTGGTCTCCTTAGGATGAATAAAGGCGATTTTAGCGCCTCCCGCTCCTCGCCGCGGCGTCTGGTCGATCAGGCGCACGCCTTTGGACTTCAACTCTTCCAGAGCCTCTTCGATGTTTTCGACACAAAAGGCGATATGCTGGATTCCCTCACCGCGGGAATCGATGTACCGGGCCACGGGGCCGTCGGGCTCGGTGGATTCGAGCAGTTCCACTTCACTGTCTGTGATGGGGAGGAAGGCGACTTTGACCTTCTGGTCTGCGACAGTCTCGATATCCTTGATTTTCAGCCCGAGCA
Above is a genomic segment from Desulfatiglans anilini DSM 4660 containing:
- a CDS encoding 3'-5' exoribonuclease YhaM family protein — protein: MEADLSRVPAPHTWLKDLGENERITGLYLVREKSLGTTRKGEPFLSLILADRTGEIEAKVWDQAEPLSALFQKGDVIEVEGDASSYRTRLQLRISRLNVPQEPFDRSLFVESAPYPRPEMMTGLRDVLRSVRDRHLSSLIDRVFADKPLIDAFKEAPAAKNMHHNYLGGLLEHTLSVCRLARAVAEHYPYLNRDLLLTGAFLHDIGKVRELSYDLLIDYTDEGRLLGHVVLGMAILDKKIGELKHFPQDLALRLRHLILSHHGQFEFGSPKRPKFLEGFALHLVDDLDAKMNGLHRFMERDRQEGAWTEFNRMFERYFLKGEAGLAGKLDETGKEEEADLQGNLFAH
- a CDS encoding protein-L-isoaspartate(D-aspartate) O-methyltransferase; the encoded protein is MQRTRPARLFWSMLLLAVFPVTAAAAEAPVETERLRNEMVETQIIRRGITEPRVIEAMRKVPRHLFVPESRRSAAYADRPLPIGLGQTISQPFIVAFMAAALELKPDDKVLEIGTGSGYAAAVLAEIAGSVYTIEILEPLAEQARSLLAELGYDRVHVKTGDGYLGWPEEAPFDAMVVSCAPEMIPEALQEQLAEGGRIIIPVGAAGGVQKLVKGIKHQGRLSIIETMDVRFVPMIHAPAAPSAAPSMGE
- the hemW gene encoding radical SAM family heme chaperone HemW codes for the protein MEKPGLYVHVPFCREKCPYCGFFSVAHLSPLARWMAALPREAGFFRGAFDAFDSLYMGGGTPSILGIEEIGALSAELRRRFTITGDAEITLEANPQDLTPEKARGLRALGFNRLILGVQSLDDDVLRFLGRTHNASEARAALDHAREAGFPVVGVDLMYALGVPELDRRWERTLRSVLEYEPEHLSCYTLTIEPRTEFEARTRKGTISRIPESGARRLFLETTAFLQSHGYHHYEVSNFARGPVFEARHNRKYWRRTPYLGLGPAAHSSLGNKRWWNPPSIRRYCTAIEGGRSPAEGGETLTEEQIALEKAALGLRMREGFRLDPDMSRRIPADRLLRLEDEGLIEVRGARVRPTLEGMLVADHLPLELFP
- the lepA gene encoding translation elongation factor 4 is translated as MHQTRNFSIIAHIDHGKSTLADRMIQMTGLVEDRKFRDQILDNMDIERERGITIKSQAVTLPYVDAKGGSFHLNLIDTPGHVDFSYEVSRALVSCEGVLLLVDASQGVEAQTLANLYAAMEHDLVIIPVINKIDLPSADIERVKEQIEMDLGLDSDMALLCSAKEGVGIQEVMEAITRLVPPPKGDPSKPLTALVFDANYDPFRGTIVSCRIFDGELKAGDVIRLMSNGNTYKVEEVGLFQLTRVPQKKLSAGDVGYIFAGIKTVQDTRVGDTITLDTAPAPRPLPGFKVVKPVVFSSVYPMSSEDYEDLTAALEKYQLNDAALVYQKDSSAALGLGFRCGFLGLLHLEIFQERLEREFGQSVIMTVPSVRYRFVLTNGETIEVDNPLYYPEPATIEEALEPYIRTSILIPERYMGAVMDLCLERRGVNSKFNYPSQGRIEIQFDMPLAEVLYDFYDRLKTVTQGYGSFDYEFLDYRANDLVKVDILVNGEKVDALSQIVHRDRARTRALQACERLKEEIPRHLFKIPIQGAIGGTIIARSTISPFRKDVTAKCYGGDITRKRKLLEKQKKGKKRMKTIGSVSIPQSAFVAVFRSESK
- a CDS encoding hydantoinase/oxoprolinase family protein, with the protein product MILGLDVGGTQTDAVLIDESGVLLETKTPTSDDLLQTLRESLDKTLDGVEPAGIERMVFSTTMATNAIIQDLLEPTGMIVSAGPGMNPEWFSIGPSYHVVQGALDHQGFETLPLRKEEVESTADEISREGVRNIGIVSKFSVRNPAHELQMAQWVGGRFADVALGHSVSGVLNFPRRITTTYLNAALTGMHRRFAGCLTEILEEKGFKAPRYLLKPDGGTVALEQSLGFPARTAQSGPAASVMGALAVDGCCGVSLVLDIGGTTTDMAVVLNGIPLLAPVGIQIGLFRTLIRSLYTRSIGVGGDSEVQLQKNGALKVGPVRQGPPMALGGPAPTPTDAMVTLGLLDVGSRERARAAMESLGARLGGLDPLTAAEQVLERMAKTIAEAARAFIFAINERPVYTIYEVLQESRIEPESIVIIGGPAAQLADYVSAALQLPYRLPPHSGVANAIGAAVARVTSEINLHADTQRGTLVIPEAQIMESIPYRFNVDQAIDRATDVLAARAEQIGAAAGAAPVTIAEKQVFNMIRGFSRTGQIIRLKLCIVPGLIPQWKRGG